The following proteins are co-located in the Heliorestis convoluta genome:
- a CDS encoding ABC transporter permease — MELIWQGIVEAFWIFVTFDTEVFGITLRSLQISTIATLLALLTGVPLGLYLALRKFPGRKILISLVNTGMAFPPVAIGLWVSIFLWRSGPLGHLELIYTPTALIIGQFVIAFPMVTGFTIAGIQQLNPKLHLQIWSLGASRWQYLWAIIRETKLPLIAAIIAGFGAVISEVGASMMVGGNIKDSTRVLTTATVLEVARGNFGRAMALTIILMTIAYIVTLLLTLLQQRERRS; from the coding sequence TTGGAGCTCATCTGGCAAGGAATTGTAGAAGCTTTCTGGATATTTGTTACTTTCGATACTGAAGTTTTTGGTATTACCTTGCGAAGCCTGCAAATTTCCACAATAGCTACACTTTTGGCACTCCTGACAGGTGTACCCTTGGGGCTTTACCTGGCTCTTCGAAAATTTCCTGGACGTAAAATTTTAATTAGCCTCGTAAATACAGGGATGGCCTTTCCGCCCGTAGCCATTGGTTTGTGGGTGAGTATTTTCTTATGGCGCAGTGGTCCCTTGGGTCACTTGGAGCTTATCTATACACCGACGGCATTGATTATCGGCCAATTTGTAATCGCTTTTCCCATGGTGACCGGTTTTACCATTGCCGGGATTCAGCAACTGAATCCGAAGCTTCATTTGCAGATTTGGTCACTCGGTGCTTCGAGGTGGCAGTATTTATGGGCTATCATCAGAGAAACAAAGTTGCCTCTTATTGCTGCTATCATTGCTGGTTTTGGTGCTGTGATCTCGGAAGTAGGCGCTTCTATGATGGTGGGCGGCAATATTAAAGATTCAACAAGAGTGTTGACAACTGCAACGGTACTTGAAGTGGCTCGAGGCAACTTTGGTCGTGCCATGGCCTTGACGATAATCTTGATGACCATTGCCTATATAGTTACTTTGTTGCTTACATTACTTCAACAGCGGGAGCGACGATCATGA
- a CDS encoding ABC transporter ATP-binding protein, with translation MIVAKKSLLEVENLTWIKDGKKILDIPAMQIDQGDHIALIGSNGSGKSSLLKLLSFLEKPTTGEVLLRSVNRKSSMIEKRRKIAVVFQEPLLLNLSVYDNIAYGLKIRGRKKGREAIVEEWMERLKIGHLKERYPRHLSGGEAQRVSIARAMALEPELLFLDEPFSALDAPTKNQLLEDISLIIKKSNMTTLFITHDFSEIPFLADKIFVLADGQMVQKGTVEEIFYRPSCSAVAALVGADNEWSGRIEKRCEREKQILIKLDQGIKMKVPFTEAYQFFAEGQTVTVFARSDDLSWGRGACNNYEGFVSKVAPYGWHYKVTVNCAIPVTVVMDKHTFLQRKPEIGDKAEVHILPEKIHMIGK, from the coding sequence ATGATAGTGGCGAAAAAAAGTCTTCTGGAGGTAGAGAACCTCACCTGGATAAAGGATGGAAAGAAGATTCTCGACATTCCAGCAATGCAGATTGATCAAGGCGATCATATTGCTTTAATTGGGTCTAATGGCTCGGGAAAAAGCAGCTTGCTAAAGCTGTTGAGTTTTCTAGAAAAACCAACAACAGGGGAAGTGCTTCTACGAAGTGTCAATCGTAAAAGTTCGATGATAGAAAAAAGACGCAAAATCGCTGTCGTCTTCCAAGAACCCTTGTTGTTGAACCTCTCTGTGTACGACAATATTGCCTACGGCCTCAAAATCAGAGGAAGAAAAAAAGGTAGGGAAGCGATTGTAGAAGAGTGGATGGAAAGGTTGAAAATCGGTCACTTAAAAGAGCGATATCCCCGTCATTTGTCTGGCGGAGAAGCACAAAGAGTAAGTATTGCTCGAGCTATGGCTTTGGAGCCGGAACTTCTTTTTTTGGATGAGCCTTTTAGTGCTCTTGATGCGCCAACAAAAAATCAATTGTTAGAGGATATTTCCTTGATTATAAAGAAAAGTAATATGACCACTCTTTTTATTACCCATGATTTTTCGGAAATTCCTTTTTTGGCGGACAAAATTTTTGTGCTTGCCGATGGTCAAATGGTTCAAAAGGGCACAGTGGAAGAGATTTTTTACCGTCCTTCTTGTAGCGCTGTCGCTGCTCTAGTCGGAGCTGACAATGAGTGGTCAGGAAGGATTGAGAAGCGATGTGAACGGGAAAAGCAGATCCTAATCAAGCTCGATCAGGGTATCAAGATGAAGGTGCCTTTTACTGAAGCGTACCAATTTTTCGCGGAAGGTCAAACTGTCACCGTGTTTGCTCGCTCTGACGATCTCTCCTGGGGGAGGGGGGCTTGTAACAATTATGAGGGTTTTGTGAGTAAAGTAGCTCCTTACGGATGGCATTACAAGGTAACCGTAAATTGCGCCATTCCTGTCACTGTCGTTATGGATAAGCATACTTTTTTGCAGCGCAAACCTGAAATTGGTGACAAAGCAGAGGTGCACATTCTTCCGGAAAAAATTCATATGATTGGAAAGTAA
- a CDS encoding bacteriohemerythrin, which yields MKVKWEDDLLTGIGIIDDQHKKLFARISSFTEAVEQQDYEAIEDTVNYLIGYSIQHFGAEELLMIRNGYDDFKRHREEHSWFINKVYDLHKSLLKKEISQEQLNEMRDILINWTIHHIKVSDKRIFSHIR from the coding sequence ATGAAAGTCAAATGGGAAGATGATCTGCTAACGGGGATTGGTATTATTGATGATCAGCACAAAAAGCTCTTTGCACGGATTTCTTCTTTTACTGAAGCGGTAGAGCAACAGGACTATGAAGCCATTGAAGACACAGTGAACTATCTAATTGGCTATTCGATTCAGCACTTTGGTGCCGAAGAATTACTAATGATTCGAAATGGCTACGATGATTTTAAGCGTCATCGAGAAGAACACAGTTGGTTTATTAACAAAGTCTACGATCTTCATAAAAGTCTGTTAAAGAAAGAAATATCACAAGAGCAGTTGAATGAAATGAGAGATATATTAATTAACTGGACGATTCATCATATCAAGGTTAGTGATAAGCGGATTTTTTCTCATATACGGTAG